The genomic interval CCTGCAGCGCCTGAGCGCCACCGGCCGCCCGGTCCGCCTGCTGGAGGCCCACAGCGGCTCCGAGGCCGAGACGGCCTGCCACGCCGCCGTGGCCGGGGGAGCGGCCGCTGTGGTGGCGGTCGGCGGCGACGGGACCGTCCACCGGGCGTTGCAGGCCGTGGCGGGGCGCCCCGTCGGCTTCGGGGTGGTTCCGGCCGGCACGGGCAACGACTTCGCCGCCGGCGTGGGCATGCCCGCCGGTGCGCTCGAGGCAGCCGATCTCGTCGCCGGTGCGCTGGCCGAGGGCCGGCACACGGCGATCGACCTGGCTCGGGCCGGGTGGAGCGACGGCGCCGTGCGGTGGTTCGGGGCTGTGCTTGCCGGGGGGTTCGACGCCCTGGTCAACGAGCGGGCCAACCTGATGCGCCGGCCGCGCGGGCCGCGGCGGTACGACCTGGCGATCCTGCTCGAGCTGGCCCGCCTCAAGCCCCGCAAGTACGAGCTGGAGCTCGACGGCGAGGACCACAGCTTCGAGGGCATGCTGGTCGCCGTCGGCAACTGTGCCAGCTACGGCGGCGGCATGCGGATCCTGCCCGACGCCGACCCCGCCGACGGGCTGCTCGACGTGGTGGTCGCGGCGCCCTTCGGAAGGGCGGCTTTGGCCCGGCTCAAACCGCGGCTGCGGCGCGGCACCCATGTCACCGACCCCCGGGTCACCGTCTTCCGCGCCCGGCACGTGCGGTTGCGCTGCGACGGCATCGTGGCCTACGCGGACGGGGAGCGCCTCGGCCCCCTCGACCTCGAGTTGACCTGTGTGCCGGGTGCGGTTCGGTTGCTCCGGTGACAATCTCCATCGGTTCCCGCGCATCCGGCCGATCGTGGAGGACATGCAGATCAACTCGCTGGGCTCGATGGTCTCCTCCGCCTACGACACGGCCCGCTCCAACCTCAGGAGCATGGCCGACGCCGCGGCCGGGTCCGGCAGGCCCGAGCCCGTCAAGCCGGCCCTGGCCGAGACCCCCAGGCCCGAGGTCAAGGCCGCGGCCGAGCCCGCCCCCGGCCGGCGTCAGGGCGTCAACCTCGACTCGTACGCCTGACACCAGCGTTTCTCCCCGGCGCAATCCGCCAATAAATCCAGGTCCATCTATTCCGATCAGGCTTCCTGCATGGCCCTTTCCCGACGTACGCTCCTGCTCAGCTCGGCCGCCGCCGGTGTTGCCGGCGCCGCGACCACCTGGCCGCTCGCCGCCGCGGCCGCACCGTACCGGGGCCCGCTGCGCTCCGACCCGTTCACGCTCGGCGTCGCCTCGGGCGACCCGGAACCCGACGGTTTCGTGCTGTGGACCCGCCTCGCCCCGACCCCCTTGGCCGACGACGGGCTCGGTGGCATGCCGGCCCGTGTGGTGCCCGTCGAGTGGGAGCTGGCGGCCGACGAGCGCTTCCGCAAGGTCGTACGGCGGGGTGTTGCCGCTGCCCGGCCCGAGTCGGCCCACGCGGTACACGTGGAACTGCACCACCTGCTGCCCGGGCGCGAGTACTTCTACCGGTTCCGCGCCGAGCGCTACGTCTCCCCGGCCGGCCGCACCCGCACCGCCCCGCCGCTGGGGGCCACCGGCGGCAGCCTCGTCATGGCGTTCGCGTCCTGCTCCCAGTACGAGCACGGCTACTTCACGGCCTATCGCCACCTGGCCGCCGACGAGCCCGACATCGTGCTGCACCTCGGCGACTACCAGTACGAGTACCAGCCCGGCACGTACACGATCCCCGGCGGCAACCCCCGCGACCACGCCGGCCCCGAAACGGTCACGTTGGCCAACTACCGGCAGCGGCACGCGCAGTACAAGACCGACGCCGACCTGCAGGCCGCCCACGCCGCCGCGCCCTGGGCAGTGGTCTTCGACGACCACGAGATCGAGAACAACTGGGCCGCCGACGTGCCCGAGCAGCCCGACCCGGACTTCGCGGCCCGGCGGGCGGCCGCGTTCCAGGCGTACTACGAGAACATGCCGCTGCGCCGCACCTCGGTCCCGCTCGGCGCAGGCATGCAGCTGTACCGGCGGCTGCACTGGGGCCGGCTGGCCACCTTCCACATGCTCGACACCCGTCAGTTCCGCGACGACCAGGCCTGCGGCGACGGCTACAAGGAGTGCGCCGACGCGTACGACCCGGCCCGCTCGATCACCGGCGAGCGTCAGGAGAAATGGCTGCTCGACGGCTTCCGGCGCTCGTCGGCGCGCTGGGACATCCTGGGCCAGCAGGTGTTCTTCGGTCAGCGCGACAACAACTCGGGCCCCCAAGTCGTCACCAGCATGGACTCCTGGGACGGCTACGCGGCGTCACGGGACCGGATCACCCGGGGCTGGGTCGACGCCGGGGTACGCAACCCGGTCGTGCTCACCGGCGACGTGCACGCCCACTGGGCCGACGAGCTCAAGCTCGACTACGCCGACCCGACCTCCAAGACCGTCGGCGCCGAGCTGGTCTGCTCGTCGATCACCTCGACCGGCGACGGCGCGGATGTCGCCACGGGGCAGCACCCGTGGGCGGCCTGGAACCCGCACCTGCGCTTCTACAACAACCAGAGAGGCTACGTCCGTACCCGGATCACGCCGGGCAGCCTCACCGCCGACTTCCGCGTCGTGCCGTACGTGACCAGGCCGGGAGCGCCGGTGCACACGCGCGCCACGTTCGTCGTCGAGGACCGCGTGCCCGGTCTGCACCAGACGGCCGACAACCCGGCGGTCACGCTCCGGTCGGCCGGCGGCGTCCCGGACACCGTCGAGCAGGAGACGTCACGCCCCTGAACGGGCTAAACGGCGCAGCCAACCAGGGCCAGGGTCGCCCCGAGACCGTTGGGGCGGCCCGGCTCCGCCGCGGGCAGGACCAGCGCGGCACACCCGGCGGCCACGGCCCCGGCGTCGGCGGGCGTGTCGCCGACCATCAAGGTGCGCTCGGGGTCGGCGCCCAGCATCCCGCACGCTCGCAGGAAGATCGCGGGATCGGGCTTGGTGCGTCCGATCTCGTAACTCAGGGCGTACGCGTCGATCAAGGAACTCAGGCCCCACGTGTCGAACAGGGGCCGGATGTCGAAGCCGATGTTGCTGACCACCGCCACCTTGATGCCGGCCTCGTGCAGCGTGCGCAGCGTGGACTCGGTGTCGGCGTAGGGGAGCCAGCCGTCCGGGTGGGTCAGACGCTCGTAGAGGGCGTCGGCGAGGCCTTCCACGTCGGTCGCGACGGTCGAGGCCAGACCCGTGTACGCGGCGCGGTGACTGTGCGCGTAAAGATCACGGTCGGCCCAGTGCTCGGCCAGGTGGGGCGGCACCCGATGGGGCAGCGGCCCCCCGGCCCGCCCGGCTGTGACCAATCTGTCGGCCAGCACCGTCGCCTTGCCCCGGTCGAGCTCGCGACCGCACGCCAGCGCGGCCGCCACGACCCACGTCACAGGGTCTTCCACCTGCGCCAACGTGCCGTGGAAGTCGAACAGCACGGCGTCGACCTGACGGCGCGGCCGATGGGGAGGGTGATCGGTCGATACGACATCCGGCACGGGAGCACCATACCCACCACGCAACACAGGGCGGGACGCAACCGCCCGTGCTCCGTCTTGTCACACCCACGAACTAGCCTGGTGTTCATGACGAGTCCGGCCGAACGGTATGCGGAGTCCAGGCGGCGGGCGACCCGCGTGGCCGAGTTTCCGGCGCTCGAGGATTTCATGCTCGACGTCGGCTTCGACCTCGACGACTTCCAGCGCGCCGCCTGCGAATCCCTCGAACGGGGCAGCGGCGTGCTCGTGTGCGCCCCCACCGGCGCCGGCAAGACCGTGGTCGGCGAGTTCGCCGTGCATCTCGCGCTGCGCGCCGGCGAGCGCAAGTGCTTCTACACCACGCCGATCAAGGCGCTGTCCAACCAGAAATACCACGACCTGGTCGAGCGCTACGGCCCCGACAAGGTCGGCCTGCTGACCGGCGACAACGCCATCAACGGCGACGCCCCCGTGGTCGTGATGACCACCGAGGTGCTGCGCAACATGCTCTACTCGGGCTCGTCGGCGCTGAAAAACCTGGCGTACGTCGTGATGGACGAGGTGCACTACCTGGCCGACCGGTTCCGCGGCGCCGTCTGGGAAGAGGTGATCATCCACCTGCCGGCCTCGGTCACCCTGGTCTCGCTGTCGGCCACCGTCAGCAACTACGAGGAGTTCGCCGACTGGCTGGTCACCGTCCGGGGCCACACCGAGGTGGTGGTCAGCGAGCACCGGCCGGTCCCGCTC from Paractinoplanes brasiliensis carries:
- a CDS encoding YegS/Rv2252/BmrU family lipid kinase — its product is MTSDDIAVLANPSAGRGRHRDLLTGVLQRLSATGRPVRLLEAHSGSEAETACHAAVAGGAAAVVAVGGDGTVHRALQAVAGRPVGFGVVPAGTGNDFAAGVGMPAGALEAADLVAGALAEGRHTAIDLARAGWSDGAVRWFGAVLAGGFDALVNERANLMRRPRGPRRYDLAILLELARLKPRKYELELDGEDHSFEGMLVAVGNCASYGGGMRILPDADPADGLLDVVVAAPFGRAALARLKPRLRRGTHVTDPRVTVFRARHVRLRCDGIVAYADGERLGPLDLELTCVPGAVRLLR
- a CDS encoding alkaline phosphatase D family protein — translated: MALSRRTLLLSSAAAGVAGAATTWPLAAAAAPYRGPLRSDPFTLGVASGDPEPDGFVLWTRLAPTPLADDGLGGMPARVVPVEWELAADERFRKVVRRGVAAARPESAHAVHVELHHLLPGREYFYRFRAERYVSPAGRTRTAPPLGATGGSLVMAFASCSQYEHGYFTAYRHLAADEPDIVLHLGDYQYEYQPGTYTIPGGNPRDHAGPETVTLANYRQRHAQYKTDADLQAAHAAAPWAVVFDDHEIENNWAADVPEQPDPDFAARRAAAFQAYYENMPLRRTSVPLGAGMQLYRRLHWGRLATFHMLDTRQFRDDQACGDGYKECADAYDPARSITGERQEKWLLDGFRRSSARWDILGQQVFFGQRDNNSGPQVVTSMDSWDGYAASRDRITRGWVDAGVRNPVVLTGDVHAHWADELKLDYADPTSKTVGAELVCSSITSTGDGADVATGQHPWAAWNPHLRFYNNQRGYVRTRITPGSLTADFRVVPYVTRPGAPVHTRATFVVEDRVPGLHQTADNPAVTLRSAGGVPDTVEQETSRP
- a CDS encoding HAD family hydrolase, which produces MPDVVSTDHPPHRPRRQVDAVLFDFHGTLAQVEDPVTWVVAAALACGRELDRGKATVLADRLVTAGRAGGPLPHRVPPHLAEHWADRDLYAHSHRAAYTGLASTVATDVEGLADALYERLTHPDGWLPYADTESTLRTLHEAGIKVAVVSNIGFDIRPLFDTWGLSSLIDAYALSYEIGRTKPDPAIFLRACGMLGADPERTLMVGDTPADAGAVAAGCAALVLPAAEPGRPNGLGATLALVGCAV